The following coding sequences lie in one Caloenas nicobarica isolate bCalNic1 chromosome 13, bCalNic1.hap1, whole genome shotgun sequence genomic window:
- the CXCL14 gene encoding C-X-C motif chemokine 14 — translation MKLLTAALLLLFIAMCLASAEGIKCKCSRKGPKIRFSNVRKLEIKPRYPFCVEEMIIVTLWTRVRGEQQHCLNPKRQNTVRLLKWYRVWKEKGRVYEE, via the exons ATGAAGCTCCTGACAGcagctttgcttctgctgttCATCGCGATGTGCTTAGCCAGCGCAGAAG GCATAAAGTGCAAATGTTCAAGAAAAGGTCCTAAGATAAGATTCTCTAACGTACGgaagctggaaataaaaccGAGGTACCCGTTTTGTGTGGAAGAGATGATTAT CGTGACCCTGTGGACGCGGGTgagaggggagcagcagcactgcctaAACCCCAAACGCCAAAACACCGTGAGGCTGCTGAAGTGGTACAGAGTATGGAAAGAGAAAGGCAG GGTTTATGAAGAATAA